A DNA window from Oncorhynchus masou masou isolate Uvic2021 unplaced genomic scaffold, UVic_Omas_1.1 unplaced_scaffold_1904, whole genome shotgun sequence contains the following coding sequences:
- the LOC135532547 gene encoding ATP synthase subunit d, mitochondrial-like — protein MAGKRAALKAIDWLAFAERVPPNQRAMFNNLKTRSDAIGAKLSSLPEKPVTIDWSFYKTNVARAGMVAEFESKFSALTIPEPKDTATAAINTQEAEANKAAVAYVEASKARIGQYEKELEKFQNMIPFDQMTIDDLNDTFPETKLDKEKHPYWPHKPIAEL, from the exons atgGCTGGGAAACGTGCAGCATTGAAAGCCATTGACTGGTTGGCCTTTGCTGAGAGGGTTCCCCCCAACCAGAGGGCCATGTTCAACAACCTCAAGACGCGCTCAGACGCCATCGGCGCCAA GCTGTCCTCTCTGCCAGAGAAGCCTGTTACCATCGACTGGAGCTTCTATAAGACCAACGTGGCCAGAGCCGGCATGGTAGCTGAGTTTGAATCCAAG TTCTCAGCCCTGACCATCCCTGAGCCCAAGGACACAGCCACAGCCGCCATCAACACACAGGAGGCCGAGGCG AACAAAGCTGCTGTTGCCTACGTGGAGGCTTCCAAAGCTCGTATTGGCCAGTATGAGAAGGAG CTGGAGAAGTTCCAGAACATGATTCCCTTCGACCAGATGACCATCGATGATCTGAACGACACGTTCCCTGAGACCAAGCTGGACAAGGAGAAACACCCGTACTGGCCTCACAAGCCCATCGCTGAGCTGTAA